The Fodinibius saliphilus genome has a segment encoding these proteins:
- the secA gene encoding preprotein translocase subunit SecA: MFDTLGDKVGDLLTSIFGSKSERDLKKIWPIVEEINEHYEEMEDLTDEELKQKTESFRQKISNATAEVEEEITAIKDTLNSSDELSVYRRRELAEELEELEQEQTDIIEDVLDELLPEAFAVMKDTCRRFLGEKWMVGGSMNEWGMVPYDVQLAGAVAMHQGKIAEMKTGEGKTLAAIMPAYLNALSGRGVHVVTVNNYLAKRDAEWNEPLFNFHGLEVDCVDLYDPNSEPRKQAYQADITYGTNNEFGFDYLRDNMVINSDQLVQRDHNFAIIDEIDSILIDEARTPLIISGPVPEDTRSEKYEELKPRVESLVKAQKKLVASLVKEAQQELEKGNRESAGLALYRAQRGFPKNKKFRKMMQIPENQKLVQETEAFYLQDNASRLPEVDEELYYSVDMKMNNLEMTEKGRQFILKDDEDEEFFVIPDLGTETTIIDEEIDELREEKIEEIKQNDDFSEEYKEEKIEEAKKEVAQERERRFNELHRLFAERSDRIHTINQLLKAYTLFEREEEYIVQEGKVQIVDEHTGRVLSGRRYSDGLHQAIEAKENVSVEASTQTYATITLQNYFRMYNKLSGMTGTAATEEGEFNEIYDLDVVIIPTNEPVIRDDKEDLVFRTKREKYNAAIERIREYHEKGQPVLVGTTSVDVSETISRMLKRASIPHNVLNAKHHARESEIVENAGQPGAVTVATNMAGRGTDIKLAPGVKEKGGLAILGTARHESRRIDLQLRGRAGRQGDPGESQFFVSLEDDLMQLFGSDRVASVMDRLNFEEGEVITHSWITKSLARAQSKVEQNNFSIRKKQLEYDDVLNNQREVIYKRRKHALEGDELRSDLYDMLEELVENVVEEHYPEGELDEIQDTILRFLAVDIDLDREEMGQMGPDVLIDHIIERAYEVYDQKEQMISEPIYEVIKNIEASDAEEKPSKVQVIFTDGIRRMRVVVDVEQALENEGHEIARALERTAVLSTIDNKWMDHLRELDAVKEGIGLRAYGKKDPLLEYKREAFEMFKQLLDEINQEAISLIWKAIPEMQADQQKLQQAPKERAKVDMNRAKTKHSDATNMGFKSGQAQQDGGQQQRSDQKPEPVTVEEEPGRNDYVKIQNMSSGEVIDIKWKKAKRMVEQDGWVLIEK; this comes from the coding sequence ATGTTCGACACATTAGGTGATAAAGTTGGTGATCTTTTAACGAGTATTTTTGGATCTAAGAGCGAGCGCGACCTCAAAAAGATCTGGCCCATAGTGGAAGAAATCAATGAACACTATGAGGAGATGGAAGACCTTACGGATGAGGAGCTCAAACAAAAGACCGAATCCTTTAGGCAAAAAATTAGTAATGCTACGGCGGAAGTAGAGGAAGAGATTACTGCTATTAAGGATACCCTAAATAGCAGTGATGAACTTTCGGTATACCGTCGTCGCGAACTAGCCGAAGAACTTGAAGAGCTTGAACAGGAACAGACAGATATCATTGAAGATGTACTGGATGAATTACTTCCAGAAGCCTTTGCCGTAATGAAGGACACTTGTCGGCGCTTCCTAGGCGAGAAGTGGATGGTTGGCGGCAGCATGAACGAATGGGGTATGGTACCCTATGACGTACAGCTGGCCGGGGCTGTTGCTATGCACCAAGGGAAAATTGCTGAAATGAAAACGGGTGAAGGTAAAACACTGGCAGCTATTATGCCGGCCTACCTAAATGCGTTAAGTGGGCGAGGTGTTCATGTAGTAACCGTTAATAATTACTTAGCGAAACGTGATGCCGAGTGGAATGAACCGTTGTTTAACTTCCACGGACTCGAAGTTGATTGTGTTGATCTCTATGATCCCAACTCTGAACCCCGAAAACAGGCCTATCAAGCTGATATCACCTACGGAACAAATAATGAATTCGGCTTTGATTACCTACGCGATAATATGGTCATCAACTCCGACCAACTTGTACAACGTGATCACAACTTTGCCATCATTGATGAGATTGACTCTATTCTTATTGATGAGGCCCGAACACCACTTATTATTTCTGGTCCGGTACCCGAAGATACCCGTTCCGAAAAGTATGAAGAACTTAAACCCCGGGTAGAGTCACTGGTAAAAGCCCAGAAAAAGCTTGTTGCCTCTCTTGTTAAAGAAGCTCAACAAGAATTGGAAAAAGGCAATAGAGAGAGCGCGGGGCTGGCCCTGTATCGTGCACAACGCGGATTCCCTAAGAACAAGAAGTTCCGGAAAATGATGCAGATTCCGGAAAACCAAAAGCTCGTCCAAGAGACCGAAGCTTTTTACCTACAGGATAATGCCAGCCGACTTCCCGAAGTTGATGAAGAGCTCTACTACTCAGTAGATATGAAGATGAATAATCTTGAGATGACCGAAAAAGGGCGACAGTTTATTCTGAAAGATGATGAAGATGAGGAGTTTTTCGTTATCCCTGATCTGGGTACCGAAACTACTATTATAGATGAAGAAATTGATGAGCTTCGCGAAGAAAAGATCGAAGAGATCAAACAAAACGATGACTTTAGCGAAGAGTATAAAGAGGAAAAGATTGAAGAAGCCAAAAAGGAAGTAGCACAGGAACGCGAACGACGTTTCAACGAGCTACATCGCCTGTTTGCTGAACGTAGCGACCGTATCCACACTATTAACCAGCTGCTTAAAGCCTATACTCTTTTTGAACGAGAAGAAGAATACATTGTTCAAGAAGGCAAAGTCCAAATTGTAGACGAACATACGGGCCGTGTACTATCAGGACGACGATATTCTGACGGTCTCCACCAGGCTATTGAAGCTAAAGAAAATGTGAGTGTTGAAGCTTCTACCCAGACTTATGCTACTATTACGCTGCAGAACTACTTCCGGATGTACAATAAACTATCCGGAATGACCGGTACTGCTGCAACGGAGGAGGGAGAATTCAATGAAATATATGACCTTGATGTCGTAATTATCCCCACCAATGAACCGGTTATCCGGGATGATAAAGAGGATCTCGTATTCCGTACGAAGCGTGAAAAATATAATGCGGCAATTGAAAGAATCCGGGAGTACCATGAAAAAGGGCAACCCGTACTCGTAGGTACTACCAGCGTTGATGTGTCTGAAACCATCAGCCGAATGCTCAAACGAGCCAGCATACCTCATAACGTATTGAACGCCAAACACCACGCACGTGAAAGTGAGATTGTAGAAAATGCCGGTCAGCCCGGAGCCGTTACCGTGGCTACCAACATGGCAGGACGTGGTACCGATATTAAATTAGCCCCTGGCGTAAAAGAAAAAGGCGGACTTGCCATCCTTGGTACCGCCCGCCATGAATCACGACGTATTGACCTACAGCTTCGTGGGCGTGCCGGTCGTCAGGGAGATCCCGGCGAATCTCAATTTTTTGTATCCCTGGAAGATGATCTGATGCAGCTATTTGGCTCTGATCGTGTTGCCAGCGTTATGGACCGCCTCAACTTTGAAGAAGGCGAAGTCATTACCCATTCCTGGATTACCAAATCGCTGGCCCGTGCCCAATCAAAGGTTGAGCAAAACAACTTCAGCATACGTAAGAAACAGCTGGAATATGATGATGTACTCAACAACCAGCGTGAAGTTATTTACAAACGCCGTAAGCACGCACTTGAAGGCGATGAGCTTCGCAGCGATCTCTATGACATGCTTGAGGAGCTTGTCGAAAATGTAGTTGAAGAACATTACCCCGAAGGGGAGCTCGACGAAATTCAGGATACTATCCTGCGGTTCTTAGCTGTAGATATCGATCTTGACCGTGAAGAGATGGGACAAATGGGACCTGATGTACTCATTGATCATATCATTGAACGTGCCTATGAGGTTTACGACCAAAAGGAACAGATGATCTCTGAACCAATCTATGAAGTAATCAAAAATATTGAAGCCTCTGATGCAGAAGAAAAGCCCAGCAAAGTGCAGGTTATCTTTACTGATGGAATTCGGCGCATGAGAGTGGTAGTTGATGTAGAGCAAGCTCTTGAAAACGAGGGACATGAAATTGCCCGTGCTCTTGAGCGTACTGCAGTTCTATCAACCATTGATAATAAATGGATGGATCACCTTCGCGAACTTGATGCTGTAAAAGAGGGTATTGGGCTTCGAGCCTATGGTAAAAAAGATCCTCTCTTGGAATACAAACGCGAAGCATTTGAAATGTTTAAGCAACTTCTTGATGAAATAAACCAAGAGGCTATTTCACTAATTTGGAAAGCTATTCCCGAAATGCAGGCCGACCAACAAAAATTACAGCAGGCCCCAAAAGAGCGTGCTAAAGTGGATATGAACCGAGCCAAAACCAAGCACTCAGATGCTACAAACATGGGCTTTAAGTCCGGCCAAGCACAGCAGGATGGTGGACAACAACAGCGTAGTGATCAAAAGCCAGAACCGGTGACCGTTGAAGAAGAGCCCGGGCGTAATGACTATGTCAAAATCCAAAATATGAGCAGTGGCGAGGTTATTGACATTAAATGGAAAAAAGCCAAGCGAATGGTTGAACAAGACGGCTGGGTTCTTATTGAAAAATAG
- the ppgK gene encoding polyphosphate--glucose phosphotransferase, producing the protein MEVLGLDIGSYGIKGCIVDTEKGEIISEYKSTPPLEDSTPHKVLAKVYHLVHKEFEWDGPVGCAFPAPVNNGIVLSAKRIDDSWVDANAEQLLSDITDNIVTVINDTDATGLAEMRFGAGINQNGLTIVLTVGTGIGSSLFMDGNLIPNTELGLLEIDGTIVENHASNKIRKEENLRKKIWAKRLELVLEHFEKVFHPDLFILGGQLSKKTQKTFPYIKINTTFKPAEYQNEASIIGAAMVASNKGNEVFYR; encoded by the coding sequence ATGGAAGTATTAGGACTTGATATCGGAAGCTATGGTATCAAAGGCTGTATTGTTGATACTGAAAAAGGCGAAATAATTTCGGAGTACAAAAGTACTCCCCCGCTCGAGGATAGTACACCACACAAAGTATTAGCAAAGGTGTACCATTTGGTACACAAAGAATTCGAGTGGGATGGCCCCGTAGGATGTGCCTTTCCTGCCCCCGTTAATAACGGCATTGTTTTATCTGCCAAACGTATCGACGATTCTTGGGTAGATGCTAATGCCGAACAACTTCTCTCTGATATTACTGATAATATCGTCACTGTTATCAACGATACCGACGCCACCGGACTGGCCGAAATGCGTTTCGGAGCAGGAATTAACCAAAACGGGCTTACAATAGTACTAACTGTAGGCACCGGTATCGGCTCATCCCTTTTTATGGATGGCAACCTAATACCCAATACTGAACTCGGGCTACTCGAAATTGACGGTACTATTGTTGAGAATCATGCCTCCAATAAAATCAGGAAAGAGGAAAATCTTCGAAAAAAAATCTGGGCTAAACGATTGGAATTGGTACTTGAGCATTTTGAAAAGGTGTTCCATCCCGACTTGTTTATCCTCGGTGGACAACTAAGTAAAAAGACCCAAAAGACCTTTCCATATATCAAAATAAACACAACCTTTAAACCAGCCGAATACCAAAATGAGGCAAGCATTATTGGCGCGGCGATGGTTGCCAGTAATAAAGGAAACGAAGTATTTTATCGCTAG
- the mtgA gene encoding monofunctional biosynthetic peptidoglycan transglycosylase codes for MVDYYNFRQLPNQIEEKKLFKYRSYAAQSAHYLLRTVITIFFLSIFIVLLLRWITPPSTSFIVQRQYKAWQNGHPLELQHQWVSMENISPHLKMAAISSEDQRFSDHWGLDINSIQKAIKEQKNGEDLRGASTITQQVAKNLFLWSDRSYLRKSIEAYLAIVIELLWPKKRILEVYLNIVEFGDGIYGAEAAAKRYFNKPAAQLSKWESAYMVTALPAPKRYNLDYPSDYMLSRSAWVMRYMDFLGNASYLEKIDS; via the coding sequence ATGGTGGACTATTATAATTTTCGGCAGCTTCCAAACCAGATTGAAGAAAAAAAGCTGTTCAAATACCGATCTTATGCTGCACAATCGGCTCACTATCTGCTTCGAACAGTTATAACTATATTCTTCTTATCCATATTTATCGTCCTGCTTCTTCGCTGGATTACCCCGCCTTCAACATCCTTTATAGTACAACGACAGTATAAAGCCTGGCAAAACGGTCACCCCCTGGAACTACAACATCAATGGGTTTCAATGGAAAACATCTCTCCTCATCTTAAGATGGCCGCCATCTCATCAGAAGACCAACGTTTTTCTGACCATTGGGGTCTTGATATCAACTCTATTCAAAAAGCGATAAAAGAACAAAAAAATGGAGAAGATCTTCGGGGAGCCAGCACTATCACACAACAAGTTGCCAAAAACCTTTTTCTATGGTCAGATCGATCATACCTGAGAAAAAGTATTGAAGCCTATCTGGCCATTGTTATTGAATTGCTTTGGCCCAAAAAACGGATTCTCGAAGTCTATTTAAACATTGTAGAGTTTGGAGATGGTATATACGGAGCCGAAGCTGCTGCCAAACGCTATTTTAATAAACCTGCAGCACAACTTTCTAAATGGGAAAGTGCTTATATGGTAACAGCCCTGCCCGCCCCCAAACGCTACAACTTGGATTATCCCTCAGACTATATGCTTTCTCGCAGCGCTTGGGTAATGCGGTATATGGACTTCCTAGGCAATGCTTCTTACTTAGAAAAGATAGATTCTTGA